The Bartonella grahamii subsp. shimonis region AAAGTATTGAAAAAGACTGTGCTATTTTATATGGGTGAAACAACGAGGTAAATCAATTAAGATGTGTTTTGTGTTGCTGCTTATAGCAGCAGAAAACATTAGATTATTGGGGGGCTCCAAACTATTTTAATTTCATGTTTATCACAGTTCTTGTGCGTTTTTTTTTACGCCGTGAGGTTAATCAACATACTATAAAAAGAAATAGTCTCTTTATGAATAACACATGAGGAGTGGCTTTATAGGTGGTCGAGGATGAAAGGTAAGATTATTGGTCAGGATCAAGGAGATTATTTCGTTTCAGGGGCTGATGGTAAGCGTTATCAATTTTCGAGTTTCGATTGGTTAGAAAAAAACACCAAAGGTAGGGGATACCATTGATTTTGTATATGAAGATAATGTTGTTAAATCTGTTCTCCCTCTTTTGAGTGAATCGCAGTCAGAAAAATCAAGATTGGCGATAGCACTTGTTTGTTGGTTTTTTGGATGGTTGGGAATTTATCACTTTATGGCAGGTAAAGTTGGAACGGGCATTGTAAAGCTTCTTATAAGCCTACTAAGTATACCGTTTCTGGGATTAGGGATATTGTTAATAACTATGCCTTGGTCATTTATTGATTTTATAGTTATTTTATCCGGATATTTTAGGGATGACAATGGGGATAAAATTATAGATTGGTAGAAATTTTAGAATAATATAAAAAGTAAAGAGTGAGGCACTTTCTTTACTTTTAATATTGTCAATATATTAATTTAATAATGTAAATTATTTTAATATATGTCTTTAAATGTGAAATATTAAAGAAAATTATGAATATTTAAATAAAACTATTGAAAAAGACTGTACTATTTCATATGAAGAAAATAAAAGTACAAATCGAACAGCGTGCTTTGTATTACCACTTATAATCGCGGGAATTTTAAGTTGTTGGGGAATTTTAAGCTTTTTAAATTGTCATATATCACGGTGAATACAGATTGTATTCATGCAGTGAGATTTATCTAACATATATCATATTAGAAGAAAAACTTCTTTATGAATAACAATTTTATAGGTGGTGAAGATGAAAGGTAAGATTAAAGGTAAGATTATTGGTCATGATCAAGGAGATTATTTCATTTCAGGGGTTGATGGTAAGCGCTATGATTTTGTGTGTGAAAGGGGATACCATTAAATCTATTTTCCCTATCTTGACTGAAGGTCAGTCACAACAATCAAAAGTGACGTTAGCGGTCATTTGTTTTTTTAGGTGGACTAGGAATTCATCGTTTTATGGTTGGTAAAATTATAACAGGCATTGTAATGCTTTTTATAAATATACTAAGTATAATCACTCTACCATTTACTTTTGGGTTAGGGATTATTTTTATAATTATGCCTTGGATATTGATTGATTTTATAGTCATTTTAACAGGAAATTTTAAGGACAAAGATGGGTGTAAAATCACAAGTTAGTGGGATGTCTAATATTTGTCATATAAAAAGTGAGGCATTCAGCTTACTTTGATTGTATTTCAGGGGGGATAAATTGGTGATAACAAATTATTTGCGTGTGTAGATTAAGTAATGAGGTGTTAATCAAAATCGTGCATAGTTAGGCAAAATATTAAGAAATTTTTGCTGTAGAGACTGTACTATTTTATGTGGACAAAGCAGAAACGTCGATCAATCAAAGTACGCTTTGTACTACCTCTTATGACGGTGGGTGTTTTAAGCTATTTCAGTTACCATATTTATCATGGTGAGTATGGATTATATTCACGCAGTGAAGTTAATCAACATATTAGCGAATTAGAAAAGGAGCTTCATAAAATAGAAGCTGAGCGTGAATTCATTGAAAAGCGTATTTCTCTTTTACGCAATGGGCATATCGAAAAGGACATGTTGGATGAGTATGTCCGAAAGAATTTAAACTTTTCTAAGCCAAATGAATTGACAATTTTAATGCCTTGAAATGACAGCAAAGGTAAATGAGAAATTGCTTAATTTAAACAACAAACAGCAATGATATTGTTTAAGCCGATTGATAAGACTTGTAACTTTTGTTCGTAAAGGTTATTCCTAAATAATCATAAAAGGGAGTTTAATATGGCAGAACGACTTAAAAAAAATTCTGCGTCGGTAGCGCACACTGCATTATCAAGCACCACAAAGAAAGCACCAATAGCAGATTTTACAAAAGAGGAAGAAATTGATGCCTATCGTGAAATGCTTTTAATACGCCGTTTTGAAGAAAAAGCAGGACAACTTTATGGTATGGGGCTTATTGGGGGATTTTGTCATCTTTATATTGGACAAGAAGCTGTTGTTATAGGAACTTTAAAGGCAGCCAAAGAAGGTGATCAGGTTATTACGTCTTACCGTGATCATGGACATATGTTAGCAGTTGGGATGAGCCCACGTGGTGTCATGGCAGAATTAACGGGACGTCAAGGGGGCTTTTCCAAAGGGAAAGGTGGTTCGATGCATATGTTCTCTAAAGAAAAGAACTTTTATGGTGGACACGGTATTGTTGGTGCACAGGTTTCCATTGGCTCAGGTTTGGCATTTTCGAATCAATATCTTGGTAAAGATAATGTGACATTGGTTTATTTTGGTGATGGTGCTGCAAATCAGGGGCAGGTTTACGAAAGTTTTAATATGGCTTCACTTTGGAAGCTGCCCGTTGTTTATATTATTGAAAACAATCAGTATGCTATGGGAACATCCGTTTCACGTGCATCTGCAGAAACTGATTTTTCTCGTCGGGGGCTTTCTTTTGAAATTCCAGGTATTGTTGTTAACGGTATGGATGTTCGATCAGTAAAAGGAGCTGCTGATGAAGCAATTTCTTGGGCACGCTCGGGTAAAGGGCCGATCATTCTTGATATGCAGACCTATCGCTATCGTGGTCATTCCATGTCTGATCCAGCAAAATATCGTTCAAAGGAAGAAGTCCAAAAAATAAAAGAGGAACATGATCCGATTGATCAAGTAAAAAGTCGGATTCTTAAACAAGGTTGGGCCAGCGAAGATAATTTAAAGTCTATTGAGAAAGAGGTCCGTGCAATTGTTGCTGATGCAGCAGATTTTGCACAAAGTGATCAAGAGCCAGATGCTTCTGAGCTCTATACTGATATTTTAGTTTGACGTGAGGGAAGCAAGTATGTCTATTGATATTTTGATGCCGGCGCTTTCACCAACTATGGAAGAAGGTAAACTGTCTAAATGGCTCAAGAAAGAAGGTGATAAGGTTAGCTCTGGCGATGTTATTGCTGAAATTGAAACGGATAAGGCTACAATGGAAGTAGAGGCTGTTGATGAAGGAACTCTTGGTAAAGTTTTTGTGCCTGAAGGTTCTGAAGGCGTAAAGGTTAACACTGTTATTGCGGTTTTGTTAGAAGAAGGTGAGCGTGCTGAGGATATTTCGCAACCTACTGATACAACAGAAAAACCTAAAGCGTCCTCTTCTTCTCTGCCTTCTTCAGTTCCGCAAATTCCTACTTTTGATACGTCTCCTGATTTTGATATTCCAGTGGGAACACAAATGGTTACAATGACGGTTCGTGAAGCGCTTAATCAGGCTTTGGCTGAAGAAATGCGGCGTGATGAAAAAGTTTTTCTCATGGGGGAAGAGGTCGCGCAATATCAAGGTGCCTATAAGGTTAGCCAAGGTTTGTTGGAAGAATTCGGGGAACGGCGCGTTATTGATACCCCAATTACAGAGCACGGCTTTGCTGGGTTGGCTGTTGGGGCTGCTTTTGGAGGGTTACGTCCCATTGTCGAGTTTATGACCTTTAATTTTGCTATGCAGGCAATGGACCAAATTATTAACTCAGCAGCAAAAACACGTTATATGTCTGGTGGACAAATGACCGCTCCTATGGTTTTTCGTGGCCCCAATGGCGCGGCTGCCCGTGTTGGCGCTCAACATTCTCAATGCTATGCAGCATGGTATGGTCATGTGCCAGGTTTAAAAGTTGTCATGCCTTATAGTGCTTCAGATGCAAAAGGTTTGCTGAAAGCGGCTATTCGTGATGATAATCCTGTTATTTTTCTTGAAAATGAGATTTTGTATGGGCATCAATTTGAGGTTCCTCAACTCGATGATTTTGTTTTGCCTATTGGTCGGGCACGGATTCATAAGTCTGGACAAGATGTGACGATTGTTGCATGTGGGATTGGAATGCATTACGCTGTTCAAGCGTTGCCAGAAATTGAAAAACTTGGTATTGACGTTGAAGTGATTGATTTACGAACCATTCGCCCGATGGATCTTCCAACAATTCTTTCTTCCGTTAAAAAAACAGGTCGTTTGGTAACAGTTGAAGAGGGATTTCCTCAATCATCTGTGGGAACTGAAATAGCAACGCGTGTTATGCAGCAGGCTTTTGACTATCTTGATGCACCAATTGCAACGATTTCTGGCAAAGATGTTCCGATGCCTTATGCTGCTAATCTTGAGAAGTTGGCTTTGCCTAATACTGCTGAAATTATTGAGGCCGTTAAGGCTGTGACGTACAACAGAGCATAACGGAGGAAAGCACAATGCCCATTAAAATTACAATGCCAGCGCTTTCTCCTACGATGGAAGAGGGGAATTTAACAAAATGGAATATTAAGGAGGGTGATAAGGTTTCCTCTGGTGATGTTATTGCTGAAATTGAGACGGATAAAGCGACAATGGAAGTCGAAGCCGTTGATGAAGGCACGGTTGCCAAAATTGTTGTTCCTGCTGGAACACAAGGCGTTAAAGTGAATGCTTTGATTGTTGTTTTAGCAGAAGAAGGTGAAGATCTGGCTGAAGCTGCAAAAGTTGCAGAAGAGATCTCTTCTTGTACAAGACAAGAACCAGAGGGCGTAAAACAAATAGATTCTCTGAAGCAGACGGACACAAAGGTTACAAAAATGTCCCATGAATCATCAGCTCAGCAATCAATACAGCAAGATAAAAAGAGGACTCGTCTTTTTGCTTCTCCCTTAGCACGGCGATTAGCTTCTCAGGCAGGTCTTGATTTATCTCTTATTTCTGGAAGTGGTCCGCATGGTCGTATTATCAAGTGTGATGTAGAAAAAGCTGTGAGTGGTGATATTTCTAAAGCTTCTTATTCATCACAGATAGCAGAGGCGTTCGCAGCAGGAGATTCTGACAAAAAGATATTGAAACTCTTTAAAGAGGATGAATATACTTTCGCACCCCATAATAATATGCGGAAAACGATTGCTACACGTTTGATAGAATCAAAACAGAGAGTCCCGCATTTCTATGTAACGGTAGATTGTGAACTTGATGCGTTATTAACGCTGCGTACACAACTGAATACTGCTGCACCAATGGTTAAGATTCAGGAAGAAGCTAAGCCTACTTATAAGCTTTCTGTCAATGATATGGTAATCAAAGCTGTCGCACTTTCTTTGAAAGCGGTTCCTGATGCAAATGTCTCTTGGCTTGAAGGTGGAATACTTCATCATAAACATTGTGATGTTGGGGTTGCTGTTTCTATTCCCAATGGATTAATTACGCCGATTATTCGCCATGCAGAGGAAAAGCCGTTATCGCTTATTTCCAAAGAGATGAAGGATTTTGCAAAGCGTGCCCGTGAGCAAAAGTTAAAAATGGAAGAATATCAGGGAGGAACAACCGCTGTATCAAATATGGGGATGTATGGTGTAAAAAGTTTTTCTGCTATCCTTAATCCACCACATGCGACGATTTTTGCGATTGGTGCAGGAGAGCAACGTGCCGTTGTTAAAAATGGTGCATTAGCCATCGCGACAGTTATGTCGGTTACACTTTCTGCTGATCATCGTGCTGTCGATGGTGTTTTAGCCGCAGAGCTTGCGCAGACTTTTAAGAAGATAATTGAAAATCCATTAGCAATGTTGGTTTGAATGACAGTTCTTCACGTAAATTGTGAGAGAGTGTGTTAAGAGAGTGAAAGTAAATTTAAAGAGTTTGAAGAGCAAGGTTATTGCTGCTTCGGTTTTGGTAAAGCATTTATGTGAAGCTTAGAGTAAAAAACATGAGACAATTTTATCATGTTGATTTTCAGTCTTAAGTTCAAAAAGTGCATATCCATTTTATATATATATCCATGGAGGAATTACTGTGGCAAATCTTTATGATGTAATTGTGATTGGATCAGGTCCAGGCGGATATGTAACCGCAATTCGTGCAGCGCAATGTGGATTTAAGACTGCGATTGTTGAACGTGAACATCTGGGAGGGATTTGTTTAAATTGGGGGTGTATACCAACAAAAGCTCTTTTACGTTCAGCGGAAATGAAACATTTTGCTGAACATGCAAAAGAGTATGGACTAAAAATTAATGGTTCAATTGAGGCTAACGTCAAAGATGTTGTGGCACGTTCACGCAGCGTTTCAGCACGTTTAAATGCTGGTGTTGGTTTTTTAATGAAAAAAAACAAAATTGATATTATCTGGGGTGAAGCGAAGCTTACGAAAGAAGCAAAAGGAAACCAACCTGCGGAAATTATGGTTTCTTCATCCTCTAAACCGGTTATGCAACCGCAAAATCCAATCCCTAAAGGAACATTAGGGGAGGGGATTTATCAAGCAAAGCATATCATTATTGCAACGGGTGCACGTCCTCGTGTCCTTCCTGGTATTGAGCCAGATGGAAAACTCATTTGGACTTATTTTGAAGCTATGATACCGCCAGCAATGCCAAAATCGCTTTTGGTTATAGGGTCTGGGGCTATTGGCATTGAATTTGCCTCTTTTTATCGTGATATGGGAGCTGAAGTAACTGTTGTTGAAATGATGCCCCATATCATGCCCGCTGAAGATATTGAAATTTCAACATTTGCTCGTAAACAGTTAGAGAAAAAAGGTTTACGTATTCTTTGCCAAGCAAAAGTAACAAAGGTTGAAAAATCTTCCGATTCTGTGTCTGTACATATTGATGTTAAGGGCAAAACAGAGTCAATGACTGTTGACCGGTTGATTTCCGCTGTTGGGGTGCAGGGTAATATTGAGAATCTTGGGTTAGAAGCTTTGGGAATAAAAACCGATCGTGGGTGCATTGTAACCGATGAATGGAGCTGGACAGGGGTTGCGGGTATTTATGCTATTGGTGATGTGGCAGGTCCTCCTATGTTAGCTCATAAAGCAGAAGAAGAAGGTGTAATATGTATTGAACATCTTGCTGGTTTAAAGAGTGTTCATCCGCTTGATAAGAAAAAAATTCCAGGATGCACCTATTGCACACCGCAAGTTGCTTCTGTAGGGCTTTCAGAAGCTACAGCAAAAGAAACAGGTTATGATATACGTATTGGTCGTTATTCTTTTTCTGCGAATGGTAAGGCGATTGCTTTGGGTGAAGATCAAGGGTTAGTAAAAACGATTTTTGATAAAAAAACAGGACAGCTTCTTGGGGCCCATATGGTAGGGGCTGAGGTAACAGAATTGATACAGGGTTTTGTTATTGCCATGAATCTTGAAACAACAGAAGAAGAATTAATGCACACTGTTTTTCCACATCCGACCTTATCGGAAATGATGAAAGAAAGTGTATTGGATGCTTATGGTCAAGTTTTAAATGCTTGATGACTGGATTGTATAAAAGATTTTATATTTTTGATTGTTACTTTGTATTTATAAGGCAAAGGCTTAAATGGTTACGGTTGTTGATAGAGTTACAAATAGACGTTTGCGTCATCCTGAAAAGGCACATCGTCCGGATACAAACGTTCAAAAAAAGCCAGATTGGATTCGTGTAAAAGCGCCAACATCACCAATTTATAAGGAAACACATGGTATTGTACGTACGCATAAGTTAGTGACTGTATGTGAAGAAGCTGGTTGCCCTAATATTGGCGAATGTTGGAGCCAACGGCATGCTAGCTTTATGATTTTAGGTGAGATATGTACGCGTGCCTGTGCTTTTTGCAACGTTGCAACAGGCATTCCACTTGCCGTTGATGATAATGAACCAGAACGTGTAGCCGATGCTGTTGCACGGATGGAATTAAAACATGTCGTCATTACATCTGTTGATCGTGATGATCTCGCTGATGGTGGGGCTGAGCATTTTGCAAAAGTTATTTATGCGATTCGTCAAAAAACTCCTAAAACGACAATTGAAGTTCTTACACCTGATTTTCGTCATAAGGATGGTGCTTTAGAAATTGTTGTTGCTGCTAAGCCTGATGTTTTTAATCATAACTTAGAAACAGTTCCTTCTAAATATTTGAAGGTTCGTCCAGGGGCACGTTATTTTCATTCAATTCGTTTATTACAACGCGTTAAAGAACTTGATCCAACAATTTTCACAAAATCAGGAATTATGGTTGGCTTTGGGGAGGAACGAAATGAAATTCTGCAATTGATGGATGATTTACGCTCTGCTGATGTGGACTTTATGACAATTGGACAATATTTGCAGCCTACGCGAAAACATCATCCAGTTGTTCGTTTTGTGCCTCCTGAAGAATTCGAGTCTTTTGCCAAGATTGGTAAAGTAAAAGGATTTTTACATATGGCCTCCAATCCTCTAACCCGTTCGTCTCATCATGCTGGAGATGATTTTGCCATTTTGCAAAAAGCGCGTGATGAAAAATTTTCCTTACAGAGATAATTATGCCAACTTTTTCAACACATCGGCAAGTTGCCCATAGTGCTCGTGAGATGTTTGATCTTGTGTCAGATATTGAATGTTATCCTGAGTTTTTACCTATGTGTGAGGCTTTAATAATACGTTCTCGCAAGGAATATGAGGAAAAGACATTGATTCTTGCAGATATGACCGTTGGCTATAAGGTTATTCGAGAAACTTTTACGACCCAAGTTTTTCTGCAGCCAAAAAAAGGTTTAATAGAGGTTAACTATATTGATGGTCCGTTTAAATATCTCGAAAATCGTTGGGTCTTTCATAATATTGAAAATACCAACGCATGTAATGTAGAGTTTTTTATTGATTATGAATTTAAAAGTAAAATACTTGGACGCGTGACGGGCTCAATGTTTGATATTGCGTTTCGTAAATTTACAGATGCTTTTGAAAAACGTGCCCATCAGATTTATGGCTCTACGGTAACATAGTCTATTCTATTTTATTTTTAACAATACAGCTTACTTATCAAGGCGTAAAGATGAAAATCGATTTCCATCTTTATGATTTCTTTCTTTTTTAGGGAAACATCCTTTAAACAGAACATTACAAATATTATTAGATAACACATTGATTTATAATGATAATATAGTGTTATTCATATTGCATTAAAACTCTTAATACCATAGGCTTCTCTCGTTTTCCAAGTTTGATTGATTCAACATAAACAGGACAGGAGATAATTTTATGATATTCGGGTTTTTCATTTCTAAGTTGTGATATAATAAATCATTCTGATGTTTATGATTATGAACTCCAATGTAGAATAGGGAGTTTTGAAATTGGTATGAGGAATTCAGTGAAGTAATTCCAGAATCATTTGAAAAGCATTTTCAACAGTTGCATGGCGGATAGCTTTACGATTAAGCTTCCCAAAGCGCATTTCTTTGTGCAGAGTTTTATAATTTTTGTAAGCAACTGCGAAATGCACAAGACCTACAGGTTTGTTTAAACTTGCGCCTCCTGGACCTGCAATTCCTGTTACAGAAACTGCAATGTCAGCTTGCGAATATTTTAATCCACCCTCAGCCATTGCAAGAGCAATTTCTTTTGAAACGGCACCATAGGTTTTTATAAGTTCAGCACACACGCTAACAAGGCGTGTTTTGGATTCATTTGAATAAACAACAAATCCACAATCGAGAACATCTGACGATCCTGCAATATTTGTGAGGCTTGCTGCAATGAGTCCTCCTGTACAAGACTCTACAGTTGTTAACAACAAACCCTTTTGGCGACAGATATTAATGACTTCACGTGCTTGTTTTTCACAACAATATGTCATTGGGGAATTTCTCCTGGATAAAGAACACTCGCTGTTGCAAGAGCAGCAATTCCTTCATTACGACCAATGAAACCGAGTTTTTCATTTGTTGTTGCTTTGATAGAGATTCGATCAGGTGTCATTGCAAGTATTGTCATAAGATTTTCTGTCATAGCATGGCGATAGGGACCAATTTTAGGATTTTCAGCGATAATTGTAATATCAACATTGGCAATACGACCCCCTGCTTGTTTTAGAAGACCAAGAGCATGACGGAGAAAGATTTCTGATGATACATTTTTCCATTGAGGATCAGAAGGAGGAAAATGTGTCCCGATATCTCCAGCACCTTGGGTAGCAAGAAGGGCATCTGTTAATGCATGAAGAGCGACATCTGCATCGGAGTGTCCATTTAATTTTTTATGAAAAGGGATTTTTATACCGCATAATATAAGAAAATCTCCTTCCTCGAAAGAATGAACATCATAACCATTACCAGTACGGATATCAGGAAACATTTGCATTTTTTTCTGAAGATATAAATGGGCGGTATCAAAATCTTTGGGCCATGTGATTTTTATGTTGTGAGGATCCCCAGGAACGGTACGCATAGGAATTCCAAACCATTCGGCAATCGCAGAATCGTCAGTGAATTCTTTTTTGTAAGCTTGTTTTGCTTGTTTATGGGCCGCTAAGATATGTTCAAAGGGAAAACACTGTGGAGTTTGTGCACTATAAAGATGGGTATGGGAAATTGTTTCTAAAACATGCTGATTATTTACACGTTTAAGGGTATCAGAGATGGGCAGAACAGGAAGAACACCTTCTTGAGGCGTGATAGTGTTGTGAATGTTATCAAGAAGCTTGTTTTCGATAAAGGGGCGTGCACCATCATGAATATGTACATATTGGAGATTGAATTTTTTGAGTGCCTGAAGTCCATGTAAGGTGGAGATTTGACGTGTATTGCCTCCTTCAACGATAATAAGGCGCTCTTTAAAATCGGTGAGTGTTTGTTCACAGGTTTGACGATCTTCTGGATGAATAACAAGGATAATCGTTGTGATGGCTGGATGCTGGACAAAACAATGCACGGTATGATAAATAATCGGCTTTTGTCCTAGAAGTCGATATTGTTTTGGAATTTTATGGGGATATCCTGCTCTTTCACCGCGGCCAGCGGCTAATATTATTGCTGCAATAGAAATATTTAATCTCCTTGTATTATAATCTTAGTTTGCTTTTTTGTCGTTAATTTTAAAATGGTTTTGAAAGGATGGTTGTTGTAGATCAGCAAGGGATATCACGGATAATACCTCAAAAAAAGCATTTAATGCTTTTTGAAGTGCGGTATTTAAACTACAAAAATCGATCAAGGGGCAAGTCGGTTCTGCAGTATCAAAACATTCTGCGAGGGAGAAGCTGTCTTCTGTTACTTTCACAACATCAGCGACTGAAATCTCTGCTGCGGGTTTAGCTAATCTAACTCCACCATTGCGTCCACGCACTGTTTGTATAAAACCTGCTTGAACAAGCAGCTGAAGGATTTTAAATAAAAAAAGTTCTGAAACGGCATATGCTTTAGCAATTTCTGGAACACGACTGAGAGTTCCCTGATTATCTGCACAATACATGAGCATTCGAAGAGCATAATTTGTTTGTTTTGTTAATCGCATCTCATTTCCTTCGTAAAGTATTGTCGAACGCAGTTTATTTTAAAGATATTTTGCAAAATGTAGAAATTCTTTCTCATTGACTATGTTTGCTCTATTTTAAATGTAGTATTAGTATTGTCAATTTTTGCTACAAAAGGTTATATGAGAATAATGGGATAAGGGTACGTAAGCTCATGGTGAATATAGCATCTGTGACAAATCTTCAAGACATAGATAAAAATACTTATAATGATGATTTGTATCGTTTAAGTAA contains the following coding sequences:
- a CDS encoding CinA family protein; translated protein: MTYCCEKQAREVINICRQKGLLLTTVESCTGGLIAASLTNIAGSSDVLDCGFVVYSNESKTRLVSVCAELIKTYGAVSKEIALAMAEGGLKYSQADIAVSVTGIAGPGGASLNKPVGLVHFAVAYKNYKTLHKEMRFGKLNRKAIRHATVENAFQMILELLH
- the pdhA gene encoding pyruvate dehydrogenase (acetyl-transferring) E1 component subunit alpha; translation: MAERLKKNSASVAHTALSSTTKKAPIADFTKEEEIDAYREMLLIRRFEEKAGQLYGMGLIGGFCHLYIGQEAVVIGTLKAAKEGDQVITSYRDHGHMLAVGMSPRGVMAELTGRQGGFSKGKGGSMHMFSKEKNFYGGHGIVGAQVSIGSGLAFSNQYLGKDNVTLVYFGDGAANQGQVYESFNMASLWKLPVVYIIENNQYAMGTSVSRASAETDFSRRGLSFEIPGIVVNGMDVRSVKGAADEAISWARSGKGPIILDMQTYRYRGHSMSDPAKYRSKEEVQKIKEEHDPIDQVKSRILKQGWASEDNLKSIEKEVRAIVADAADFAQSDQEPDASELYTDILV
- a CDS encoding pyruvate dehydrogenase complex dihydrolipoamide acetyltransferase, whose product is MPIKITMPALSPTMEEGNLTKWNIKEGDKVSSGDVIAEIETDKATMEVEAVDEGTVAKIVVPAGTQGVKVNALIVVLAEEGEDLAEAAKVAEEISSCTRQEPEGVKQIDSLKQTDTKVTKMSHESSAQQSIQQDKKRTRLFASPLARRLASQAGLDLSLISGSGPHGRIIKCDVEKAVSGDISKASYSSQIAEAFAAGDSDKKILKLFKEDEYTFAPHNNMRKTIATRLIESKQRVPHFYVTVDCELDALLTLRTQLNTAAPMVKIQEEAKPTYKLSVNDMVIKAVALSLKAVPDANVSWLEGGILHHKHCDVGVAVSIPNGLITPIIRHAEEKPLSLISKEMKDFAKRAREQKLKMEEYQGGTTAVSNMGMYGVKSFSAILNPPHATIFAIGAGEQRAVVKNGALAIATVMSVTLSADHRAVDGVLAAELAQTFKKIIENPLAMLV
- a CDS encoding pyruvate dehydrogenase complex E1 component subunit beta translates to MSIDILMPALSPTMEEGKLSKWLKKEGDKVSSGDVIAEIETDKATMEVEAVDEGTLGKVFVPEGSEGVKVNTVIAVLLEEGERAEDISQPTDTTEKPKASSSSLPSSVPQIPTFDTSPDFDIPVGTQMVTMTVREALNQALAEEMRRDEKVFLMGEEVAQYQGAYKVSQGLLEEFGERRVIDTPITEHGFAGLAVGAAFGGLRPIVEFMTFNFAMQAMDQIINSAAKTRYMSGGQMTAPMVFRGPNGAAARVGAQHSQCYAAWYGHVPGLKVVMPYSASDAKGLLKAAIRDDNPVIFLENEILYGHQFEVPQLDDFVLPIGRARIHKSGQDVTIVACGIGMHYAVQALPEIEKLGIDVEVIDLRTIRPMDLPTILSSVKKTGRLVTVEEGFPQSSVGTEIATRVMQQAFDYLDAPIATISGKDVPMPYAANLEKLALPNTAEIIEAVKAVTYNRA
- the rirA gene encoding iron-responsive transcriptional regulator RirA, with the protein product MRLTKQTNYALRMLMYCADNQGTLSRVPEIAKAYAVSELFLFKILQLLVQAGFIQTVRGRNGGVRLAKPAAEISVADVVKVTEDSFSLAECFDTAEPTCPLIDFCSLNTALQKALNAFFEVLSVISLADLQQPSFQNHFKINDKKAN
- the lipA gene encoding lipoyl synthase, producing MVTVVDRVTNRRLRHPEKAHRPDTNVQKKPDWIRVKAPTSPIYKETHGIVRTHKLVTVCEEAGCPNIGECWSQRHASFMILGEICTRACAFCNVATGIPLAVDDNEPERVADAVARMELKHVVITSVDRDDLADGGAEHFAKVIYAIRQKTPKTTIEVLTPDFRHKDGALEIVVAAKPDVFNHNLETVPSKYLKVRPGARYFHSIRLLQRVKELDPTIFTKSGIMVGFGEERNEILQLMDDLRSADVDFMTIGQYLQPTRKHHPVVRFVPPEEFESFAKIGKVKGFLHMASNPLTRSSHHAGDDFAILQKARDEKFSLQR
- a CDS encoding type II toxin-antitoxin system RatA family toxin, with protein sequence MPTFSTHRQVAHSAREMFDLVSDIECYPEFLPMCEALIIRSRKEYEEKTLILADMTVGYKVIRETFTTQVFLQPKKGLIEVNYIDGPFKYLENRWVFHNIENTNACNVEFFIDYEFKSKILGRVTGSMFDIAFRKFTDAFEKRAHQIYGSTVT
- a CDS encoding septum formation initiator family protein; the encoded protein is MWTKQKRRSIKVRFVLPLMTVGVLSYFSYHIYHGEYGLYSRSEVNQHISELEKELHKIEAEREFIEKRISLLRNGHIEKDMLDEYVRKNLNFSKPNELTILMP
- the lpdA gene encoding dihydrolipoyl dehydrogenase, encoding MANLYDVIVIGSGPGGYVTAIRAAQCGFKTAIVEREHLGGICLNWGCIPTKALLRSAEMKHFAEHAKEYGLKINGSIEANVKDVVARSRSVSARLNAGVGFLMKKNKIDIIWGEAKLTKEAKGNQPAEIMVSSSSKPVMQPQNPIPKGTLGEGIYQAKHIIIATGARPRVLPGIEPDGKLIWTYFEAMIPPAMPKSLLVIGSGAIGIEFASFYRDMGAEVTVVEMMPHIMPAEDIEISTFARKQLEKKGLRILCQAKVTKVEKSSDSVSVHIDVKGKTESMTVDRLISAVGVQGNIENLGLEALGIKTDRGCIVTDEWSWTGVAGIYAIGDVAGPPMLAHKAEEEGVICIEHLAGLKSVHPLDKKKIPGCTYCTPQVASVGLSEATAKETGYDIRIGRYSFSANGKAIALGEDQGLVKTIFDKKTGQLLGAHMVGAEVTELIQGFVIAMNLETTEEELMHTVFPHPTLSEMMKESVLDAYGQVLNA
- a CDS encoding bifunctional 2-C-methyl-D-erythritol 4-phosphate cytidylyltransferase/2-C-methyl-D-erythritol 2,4-cyclodiphosphate synthase encodes the protein MSIAAIILAAGRGERAGYPHKIPKQYRLLGQKPIIYHTVHCFVQHPAITTIILVIHPEDRQTCEQTLTDFKERLIIVEGGNTRQISTLHGLQALKKFNLQYVHIHDGARPFIENKLLDNIHNTITPQEGVLPVLPISDTLKRVNNQHVLETISHTHLYSAQTPQCFPFEHILAAHKQAKQAYKKEFTDDSAIAEWFGIPMRTVPGDPHNIKITWPKDFDTAHLYLQKKMQMFPDIRTGNGYDVHSFEEGDFLILCGIKIPFHKKLNGHSDADVALHALTDALLATQGAGDIGTHFPPSDPQWKNVSSEIFLRHALGLLKQAGGRIANVDITIIAENPKIGPYRHAMTENLMTILAMTPDRISIKATTNEKLGFIGRNEGIAALATASVLYPGEIPQ